Proteins encoded by one window of Manihot esculenta cultivar AM560-2 chromosome 10, M.esculenta_v8, whole genome shotgun sequence:
- the LOC110608251 gene encoding putative disease resistance protein At3g14460 — protein MEIVTAVGGSILSVCFQGLFDRLSSIDLKKYVGQGQVLAQLKKWEKMLQRIYVVLGDAEEKQTADQSVEIWLSDLRDLAHDLEDIMDELATEVQRRKLEDKPVRPNDKVHKLLSAMCGGANLNLNTIKFNAEMVAKIEETSARLDEIIKQKDELHLTESNRRVSHATERPPSISLVNEAKVYGREEDKEAMLKLLNAETSDAQVSVISIVGMGGLGKTTLAQLVYNDPMLEFDLKAWVSVGEDFDVFRVTKTVLHQLGDGGDDNDLNLLQVKLKQKLSWKKFLVVLDDVWTQNYEQWTLFWGPFEAGASQSRVIVTTRSQDVSLMMGATPAYSLKKLSHNECMSVFAQHALGANNFDDHLELKEIGEEIVKRCGGLPLAAKALGGILKGKPNPDLWKEVMSSEMWELPDNRNNILPALKLSYLHLPPLLKRCFSYCAILPKDREFDRNELVLLWMAEGFLYDKKKMKDSEGLGQNYFDDLLSRSFFQQSNDNKSKYIMHDLIVDLACFVSREICFHMVGKLQNAKSFAKIRHSSFIPHFMNTFQRFQSFYEMKNLRTLLSWSRYVGRCYLTSKVVHELVPKLKCLRSLSLTHHVIEELPDSIGDLKHLRYLNLSITLIKGLPESVDKLLNLQTLKLHHCYELIELPKGICNLLNLQHLDIIGTRKLKEMPPHIGNLTSLCVLTKFIVGKSNGRITELKKLCDLRGQLHITSLENVEVEDIRDAGFANLKDKPGITELHLKWTDEFSYDLRNPSHEEQVLNSMQPHHSLSSLSITSFSGRKFPSWLGEPSFSSMVQVQLSNCHQITSLPPLGRLKSLKKLSIKGSSRVKEVGVEFYEDDSCFSCLEMLEIVNMGKWEQWAWSNGLGEDSVVKFPKLHELRLHNCPKLVGKLPNFLPSMEKLVINNCPRLVELPKVLPSLTALSIRRCQEAILKSVTNATSLTSLQIIECLDLASLVDGEEELLPCSLEVLEVDLCPNLKELPSGLKDLKSLKDLRISQCRSLVSFPAGGLPHNLICLSLQNCGALEYLPEGIVSHSKYSSDTSHLEKLRISGCKSLGSSSNGKFPDFLKTLEIHNWTTQLLNSLYYGLSHLTDLQIWNCPQLESFPGKELPIPSLISLKIAGCEGLRSLSNHMQDLQSLQQLEIGNCPRLELFPEMGLRNPKLVSFEIHRCKNLKSLPNQMQSLTSLQSINMSDCGAAIECSIECLPPNLTMLSMGACLNLKQPMLEWGLHRLTSLRKLGIGSMKSSGDIISFPDDDGFLLPTSLTHLFIAGFKNLKSISMGIQKLTSLEKLEIWRCPKLQSFPAEGFPATLECLCIDNCPLLRDRCLKEKGGDYWPIISHIPRVVIRN, from the coding sequence ATGGAAATTGTGACTGCTGTTGGAGGCTCTATCCTCTCTGTTTGTTTTCAGGGGCTTTTCGACAGGTTGAGTTCCATTGACTTAAAGAAATACGTAGGCCAAGGTCAAGTCTTGGCTCAACTCAAGAAGTGGGAAAAGATGCTCCAGCGAATTTATGTGGTGCTTGGAGATGCAGAGGAGAAGCAGACAGCAGACCAATCGGTGGAGATCTGGCTAAGCGATCTCAGAGACTTGGCTCACGACCTCGAGGATATCATGGATGAACTTGCCACGGAGGTTCAACGACGCAAGTTGGAAGACAAGCCTGTTCGTCCAAATGATAAGGTGCACAAGCTTCTCTCTGCTATGTGTGGTGGGGcgaatctaaatttaaatactaTTAAGTTCAATGCTGAGATGGTTGCCAAAATAGAGGAAACTAGTGCTAGATTAGATGAGATCATAAAGCAGAAAGATGAACTCCATTTAACTGAGTCTAATAGGAGGGTCAGCCATGCGACAGAAAGACCACCCTCAATCTCTTTGGTTAACGAAGCAAAGGTTTATGGTAGGGAGGAAGATAAGGAGGCGATGTTGAAATTGTTGAATGCTGAGACAAGTGATGCCCAGGTGTCTGTGATTTCCATAGTTGGAATGGGAGGCCTTGGCAAGACAACTCTAGCTCAGCTAGTCTACAATGATCCCATGTTGGAGTTTGATTTGAAAGCCTGGGTGTCTGTTGGTGAAGATTTTGATGTTTTCAGGGTCACGAAAACAGTTCTTCATCAATTGGGAGATGGTGGTGATGACAATGATTTAAATTTGCTTCAGGTAAAATTGAAGCAAAAGTTGTCTTGGAAGAAGTTTTTAGTTGTCCTAGATGATGTTTGGACCCAGAACTATGAGCAATGGACTCTGTTTTGGGGTCCTTTTGAAGCAGGGGCATCTCAAAGCAGAGTTATCGTCACAACTCGAAGTCAAGATGTTTCATTAATGATGGGTGCCACTCCAGCATATTCTCTTAAGAAGCTCTCACACAATGAATGTATGTCTGTGTTTGCCCAGCATGCTCTGGGAGCAAATAATTTTGACGACCATTTGGAGCTAAAAGAAATAGGTGAGGAGATTGTCAAAAGATGTGGAGGATTACCTTTGGCAGCAAAAGCTCTTGGAGGCATCTTAAAGGGTAAACCAAATCCTGATTTGTGGAAGGAAGTGATGAGCAGTGAGATGTGGGAATTACCAGACAATAGGAACAATATCCTTCCAGCCTTGAAGTTGAGCTATCTTCATCTTCCACCTCTGTTAAAGCGATGTTTCTCTTATTGCGCAATACTACCAAAGGATCGCGAGTTTGATAGGAATGAATTGGTTTTGCTGTGGATGGCTGAGGGTTTCTTGTATGACAAGAAGAAAATGAAGGATAGTGAAGGTTTGGGTCAAAattattttgatgatttattATCAAGATCGTTTTTTCAACAATCCAATGATAATAAATCGAAATATATAATGCATGACCTAATTGTTGATTTAGCTTGCTTTGTTAGCAGAGAAATATGTTTCCATATGGTTGGTAAGTTGCAGAATGCAAAATCATTTGCAAAGATTAGACATTCTTCATTTATTCCTCATTTTATGAACACTTTTCAAAGATTTCAAAGCTTCTATGAAATGAAGAACTTGCGGACATTGTTATCCTGGAGTCGTTATGTGGGGAGATGCTACTTAACTAGTAAGGTGGTGCATGAGTTGGTGCCAAAATTAAAATGCTTAAGGTCGCTCTCTCTAACTCACCATGTGATTGAGGAGTTGCCGGATTCTATTGGTGACTTGAAGCACTTGCGCTACCTCAACCTGTCTATTACTTTAATCAAAGGGTTGCCTGAATCAGTGGATAAACTCTTAAACTTACAGACATTAAAGTTGCATCATTGTTATGAGCTTATTGAGTTACCTAAAGGCATATGCAATTTACTCAACTTGCAGCATCTTGACATTATTGGCACAAGGAAATTGAAAGAGATGCCACCACATATTGGTAATTTGACTAGTCTCTGCGTGTTAACCAAATTTATCGTGGGGAAAAGCAATGGACGGATCACAGAGCTGAAGAAACTTTGTGATCTGCGGGGGCAGCTTCATATTACAAGTTTAGAGAATGTGGAAGTTGAAGATATTCGAGATGCGGGTTTTGCCAATTTGAAGGATAAGCCTGGTATCACCGAGTTACACTTGAAATGGACTGATGAATTTTCTTATGATTTGAGAAACCCAAGTCATGAAGAACAAGTTCTCAACTCAATGCAGCCACATCATAGTCTGTCAAGCCTATCAATTACATCATTTAGTGGTAGGAAATTCCCATCGTGGCTAGGTGAGCCTTCATTCTCTAGCATGGTGCAGGTGCAGCTAAGCAACTGTCATCAAATTACTTCACTGCCACCACTTGGACGATTAAAGTCATTAAAAAAGTTGAGCATAAAAGGTTCAAGTAGAGTAAAAGAAGTGGGTGTTGAGTTTTATGAGGATGATTCATGTTTTTCTTGTTTGGAAATGCTAGAGATTGTTAATATGGGTAAGTGGGAGCAGTGGGCTTGGTCAAATGGTCTGGGTGAAGATTCTGTGGTAAAATTTCCTAAGCTGCATGAACTTCGACTACATAATTGTCCCAAGTTGGTTGGAAAATTGCCCAACTTCCTTCCTTCCATGGAAAAACTTGTTATTAATAATTGcccgcgcttggttgaattACCAAAAGTTCTCCCATCACTTACAGCACTCTCTATTAGAAGATGTCAAGAGGCAATTCTCAAGAGTGTGACTAATGCCACCTCTCTTACTAGTTTGCAAATTATAGAATGTCTTGATCTTGCATCATTGgtagatggagaagaagagctATTGCCATGCAGTCTTGAAGTTTTGGAGGTAGATCTGTGTCCAAATCTGAAGGAGTTGCCAAGTGGACTGAAAGACCTCAAATCTCTCAAAGATTTGAGAATAAGCCAATGTAGAAGTTTAGTCTCCTTCCCAGCAGGGGGTTTGCCGCACAACTTGATATGTCTTAGTCTGCAAAACTGTGGAGCTTTGGAGTATCTTCCGGAGGGGATTGTGTCTCACAGTAAATACAGCAGCGACACGTCTCATCTCGAGAAGTTGCGTATCTCTGGATGTAAATCTCTGGGTTCCTCTTCAAATGGAAAGTTTCCTGATTTCCTGAAGACCTTGGAAATCCACAACTGGACGACACAATTATTGAACTCGCTATATTATGGGCTTTCTCATCTTACAGATTTGCAAATATGGAACTGTCCTCAATTAGAATCCTTTCCTGGGAAGGAATTGCCCATCCCTTCTCTTATCTCTTTAAAAATCGCTGGCTGTGAAGGATTGAGGTCTCTATCCAATCACATGCAGGACCTCCAGAGTCTGCAACAGTTAGAAATAGGCAACTGTCCTCGATTAGAGTTGTTCCCAGAGATGGGATTGCGCAATCCCAAGCTTGTCTCTTTCGAAATTCATCGGTGCAAAAATTTGAAGTCTCTGCCCAATCAGATGCAAAGCCTCACTTCCCTCCAATCTATAAATATGTCAGATTGTGGAGCAGCTATAGAGTGCTCAATAGAATGTTTACCTCCAAACCTAACTATGCTTTCCATGGGTGCATGCTTGAATCTGAAACAGCCAATGCTAGAGTGGGGACTCCACAGGCTCACCTCTCTCAGAAAATTGGGCATTGGCAGCATGAAGTCAAGTGGAGATATTATTTCCTTCCCAGATGATGACGGCTTTCTGCTTCCCACTTCTCTTACCCACCTCTTCATTGCTGGATTCAAGAATCTAAAATCCATATCCATGGGTATCCAAAAGCTCACCTCTCttgaaaaattagaaatttGGAGGTGCCCAAAACTGCAGTCCTTCCCAGCTGAGGGCTTCCCAGCTACACTTGAATGCCTATGTATTGACAACTGCCCTCTGCTTCGGGATCGTTGCTTAAAAGAAAAAGGGGGAGACTACTGGCCTATCATTTCTCATATCCCCCGCGTTGTTATACGCAATTAA
- the LOC110608165 gene encoding putative disease resistance RPP13-like protein 1 has product MEFAVAAAGSILSVCFQGLLDRLNSIDLRKYVGQGQVLAQLMKWEKILKRIYAVLEDADEKQTANRLVEIWLCDLRDLAYDLEDIIDELATEVQQRKLEEEPVHPKNKVHEFFCVMCGGGNLNLNTIKFNVEMVAKIVETSARLDEIIKQKDELRLAEYTTRRVSHVTERPPATSLVNEAKVYGREEDKKAMLKLLNAETSDAQVSVISIVGMGGLGKTTLAQLVYNDPMLEFDLKAWVSVGEDFDVSRVTKTFLLQLGDGGDDKDLNVLQVKLKQKLSGNKFLVVLDDVWTQNYEEWTLFWGPFEAGTPQSRVIVTTRSQDVSLMMGTTQAYALKKLSHNECMSVFAQHALGANNFDVHLELKQMGEEIVKRCGGLPLAAKALGGILKGKPNPDLWKEVLSSEMWELPDNRSNILPALKLSYFHLPPHLKRCFSYCAILPKDREFDRNELVLLWMAEGFLYDQKKMKDSEGLGHKYFDDLLSRSFFQQSNDNKSKYIMHDLIVDLACFVCREICLHMVGKLENAKSFAKIRHSSFIPHFMNTFQRFQSFCEMKNLRTFLSVREDRIRCHITSKVVHELVPKLKCLRSLSLAGYEIEELPNSFGDLKHLRYLNLSDTPIQGLPESVDKLFNLQTLKLRDCDELIDLPKGICNLLNLQHLDIIGTRNLKEMPPHIGNLTSLCVLTKFIVGKSNGRITELKKLCDLRGKLHITSLENVEVADIRDAGFVNLKDKPGITELHLEWAEADERFDDLRNPSHEEQVLNSIQPYQSLSSLSITSFGGRKFPSWLGEPSFSGMVQVQLRKCRQMTSLPPLGRLKSLKKLSIGDMRGVKEVGVEFYEDDSCFSCLEELEIRSMGEWELWAWSNGLDEDSVPKFPKLHQLQIRNCPKLVGKLPTFLPSLEKLFIVDCPLLVELPKVLPSLTALSIRRCQEAILRSVTNATCLTSLKYLEIALCDELVSLVDGEPGLLPCNLEVLNIYECPNLKELPSELKDLKSLKYLTIRRCRSLVSFPTGGLPHNMIRLRITSCESLESMPEGIVCPSDYSGETSQLEKLYISGCESLRCSSNGKFPYSLKTLRIHNWTPQFLNSLYCGLSHLTELHIEKCPQLESFPGKELPLPSLISLTIAHCEGLRSLSNHMQDFQSLQQLEIGGCHQLELFPEMGLPNPKLVSFQISWCKNLRSLPNQMQNLTSLQSIDISVCEGMESLGEGCLPPNLTSLHIRECLNMKQPMLEWGLHRLVSLRSLVLNVESTGDFISFPDDDGFLLPTSLTHLCIIGFKNLKSISMRIQKLTSLEKLSIWWCPKLQSFPAEGLPATLECLEIHSCPLLRDRCLKDKGGDYWPIISDIPCVDV; this is encoded by the coding sequence ATGGAATTTGCGGTAGCTGCTGCTGGCTCTATCCTTTCTGTTTGCTTTCAGGGGCTTCTCGACAGGTTGAACTCCATTGACTTGAGGAAATACGTAGGCCAAGGTCAAGTCTTGGCTCAACTCATGAAGTGGGAAAAGATTCTCAAAAGAATTTATGCGGTGCTTGAAGATGCAGACGAGAAGCAGACGGCAAATAGATTGGTGGAGATCTGGTTATGCGATCTCAGAGACCTGGCTTACGACCTGGAGGATATCATTGATGAACTTGCCACGGAGGTTCAGCAACGAAAGTTGGAAGAGGAACCTGTTCATCCGAAGAATAAGGTACACGAGTTTTTCTGTGTTATGTGTGGTGGgggaaatctaaatctaaatacTATTAAGTTCAATGTTGAGATGGTTGCCAAAATAGTGGAAACTAGTGCTAGATTAGATGAGATCATAAAGCAGAAAGATGAACTCCGTTTAGCAGAATATACTACGAGGAGGGTGAGCCATGTGACAGAAAGACCACCCGCAACCTCTTTGGTTAATGAAGCAAAGGTTTATGGTAGGGAGGAAGATAAGAAGGCGATGTTGAAATTGTTGAATGCTGAGACAAGTGATGCCCAGGTATCTGTGATCTCCATAGTTGGGATGGGAGGCCTTGGCAAGACAACTCTAGCTCAGCTAGTCTACAATGATCCCATGTTGGAGTTTGATTTAAAAGCCTGGGTGTCTGTTGGTGAAGATTTTGATGTTTCCAGGGTCACAAAAACATTTCTTCTTCAACTGGGTGATGGTGGTGATGATAAAGATTTAAATGTGCTTCAGGTAAAATTGAAGCAAAAGTTGTCTGGAAATAAGTTTTTAGTTGTCCTAGATGATGTGTGGACCCAGAACTATGAGGAATGGACTCTGTTTTGGGGTCCTTTTGAAGCAGGGACTCCTCAAAGCAGAGTTATCGTCACGACTCGAAGTCAGGATGTTTCATTAATGATGGGTACGACTCAAGCATATGCTCTTAAGAAGCTGTCACACAATGAATGCATGTCTGTGTTTGCCCAGCATGCTTTGGGAGCAAATAATTTTGACGTGCACTTGGAGCTGAAACAAATGGGTGAGGAGATTGTCAAAAGATGTGGAGGATTACCTTTAGCAGCAAAAGCTCTTGGAGGCATCTTAAAGGGTAAACCAAATCCTGATTTGTGGAAGGAAGTGTTGAGCAGTGAGATGTGGGAATTACCAGACAATAGGAGCAATATCCTTCCAGCCTTGAAGTTGAGCTATTTTCATCTTCCACCTCATTTAAAGCGATGTTTCTCTTATTGCGCAATATTACCAAAGGATCGCGAGTTTGATAGGAATGAATTGGTTTTGCTGTGGATGGCTGAGGGTTTCTTGTATGAccagaagaaaatgaaagataGTGAAGGTTTGGGTCATAaatattttgatgatttattATCAAGATCGTTTTTTCAACAATCAAATGataataaatcaaaatatataatgcaTGACCTAATTGTTGATTTAGCTTGCTTTGTTTGCAGAGAAATATGTTTGCATATGGTTGGTAAGTTGGAGAATGCAAAATCATTTGCAAAGATTAGACATTCTTCATTTATTCCTCATTTTATGAACACTTTTCAAAGATTTCAAAGCTTCTGTGAAATGAAGAATTTGCGCACATTTTTATCCGTGCGGGAGGATCGGATTAGATGCCACATTACTAGTAAGGTGGTGCATGAGTTGGTGCCAAAATTAAAATGCTTAAGGTCACTATCTCTAGCTGGTTATGAGATTGAGGAGTTGCCAAATTCTTTTGGTGACTTAAAGCACTTACGCTACCTTAACCTATCTGATACTCCAATCCAAGGATTGCCTGAATCAGTGGATAAACTCTTCAACTTACAGACATTAAAGTTGCGTGATTGTGATGAGCTTATTGATTTAcctaaaggcatatgtaatttACTCAACTTGCAGCATCTTGACATTATTGGCACAAGGAATTTGAAAGAGATGCCACCACATATTGGTAATTTGACTAGTCTCTGCGTGTTGACCAAATTTATCGTGGGGAAAAGCAATGGTCGGATCACGGAGCTAAAGAAACTTTGTGATCTTCGAGGGAAGCTTCATATTACAAGTTTAGAGAATGTGGAAGTGGCAGATATTCGAGATGCGGGTTTTGTCAATTTGAAGGATAAGCCTGGTATCACTGAGTTGCACTTGGAATGGGCTGAAGCGGATGAACGTTTTGATGATTTGAGAAACCCAAGTCATGAAGAACAAGTTCTCAACTCAATTCAGCCATATCAAAGTCTGTCAAGCCTATCAATTACATCATTTGGTGGTAGGAAATTCCCATCATGGCTGGGTGAGCCTTCATTCTCTGGCATGGTGCAGGTGCAGCTACGGAAGTGTCGCCAAATGACATCATTGCCACCACTTGGACGATTAAAGTCGTTAAAAAAGTTGAGCATAGGAGATATGAGAGGAGTGAAAGAAGTGGGTGTTGAGTTTTATGAGGATGATTCATGTTTTTCTTGTTTGGAAGAACTAGAGATTAGAAGTATGGGTGAGTGGGAGCTGTGGGCTTGGTCTAATGGTCTGGATGAAGATTCTGTGCCAAAATTTCCTAAGCTGCATCAACTCCAAATACGAAATTGTCCCAAGTTGGTTGGGAAATTGCCCACCTTCCTTCCTTCACTGGAAAAACTTTTTATCGTTGATTGCCCGCTTTTGGTTGAATTACCAAAAGTTCTCCCATCACTTACAGCACTCTCTATTAGAAGATGTCAAGAGGCAATTCTCAGGAGTGTGACTAATGCCACCTGTCTTACTAGTCTAAAGTATTTGGAAATCGCGTTATGTGATGAGCTTGTGTCGTTGGTAGATGGAGAGCCAGGGCTTTTGCCTTGCAATCTTGAAGTTTTGAACATATATGAGTGTCCAAATCTGAAGGAGTTGCCAAGTGAACTGAAAGACCTCAAATCTCTCAAATATTTGACTATAAGGCGATGTAGAAGTTTAGTCTCCTTCCCAACAGGGGGTTTGCCGCACAACATGATACGTCTTCGTATTACGAGCTGTGAATCATTGGAGTCTATGCCGGAAGGAATTGTGTGTCCTAGTGATTACAGTGGCGAGACGTCTCAGCTCGAGAAATTGTATATCTCTGGATGTGAATCCCTGAGATGCTCTTCAAATGGAAAGTTTCCATATTCCCTTAAGACTCTTCGAATTCACAATTGGACGCCACAATTTTTAAACTCGCTATACTGTGGGCTTTCTCATCTTACAGAATTACACATAGAGAAGTGTCCTCAATTAGAGTCGTTTCCAGGGAAGGAATTGCCTCTCCCTTCTCTTATCTCTTTAACAATAGCTCACTGTGAAGGATTGAGGTCTCTATCCAATCATATGCAAGACTTTCAGAGTCTCCAACAGTTAGAAATAGGGGGCTGTCATCAATTAGAGTTGTTCCCAGAGATGGGATTGCCCAACCCCAAGCTTGTGTCATTTCAAATTTCCTGGTGCAAAAATTTGAGGTCTCTACCCAATCAGATGCAAAACCTCACTTCCCTTCAATCTATAGATATATCAGTATGTGAAGGTATGGAGTCCTTAGGAGAAGGTTGTTTACCCCCTAACCTAACTTCCCTTCATATTCGAGAGTGCTTGAATATGAAACAGCCAATGCTAGAGTGGGGACTCCACAGACTCGTCTCTCTTAGAAGTTTGGTTCTGAACGTGGAGTCAACTGGAGATTTTATTTCCTTTCCAGATGACGACGGCTTTCTGCTTCCCACTTCTCTTACCCACCTATGCATTATTGGATTCAAGAATCTAAAATCCATATCCATGCGTATCCAAAAGCTCACCTCTCttgaaaaattatcaatttggTGGTGCCCAAAACTGCAGTCCTTCCCAGCTGAGGGCCTTCCTGCTACACTTGAATGCCTAGAAATTCACAGCTGCCCTCTGCTGCGGGACCGTTGCTTAAAAGATAAAGGTGGAGACTACTGGCCTATCATTTCTGATATCCCCTGTGTTGatgtataa